In Planococcus shixiaomingii, the DNA window CAGGTAGTCACTTAAGGATTTAAGAAATCTCTTAGCTTCGGCGCGTCTACGGGCTAGGCGAAGCAATAAGACGGATGTTTTTTCCGGCTTATTGCGGGAGCCATGCCCAAAGCGGCCGAAGCGGAGTATAAAAGAAAACTTCTTTAGTTCAACTTATATAGATTATTGCTTGCTTTCGATATACTTAACCGCGTCGCCTACTGTAGACATGTTTTCAGCGTCTTCGTCGGAAATCTCCATATCGAATTCGTCTTCAAGTTCCATAACCAATTCAACTACGTCTAATGAATCTGCGCCTAGGTCGCCTGTGAATGAAGCTTCAAGCTTCACTTCAGTTTCTTCAACTCCAAGACGATCCACGATTACTTTTGTTACTCGCTCTAGTACTGTTGCCAATGTCGTCACCTCCCCTCAAATCAGTATACAAAATTTCTTGTTACATGACCATGCCGCCGTCGAGGTGGAGAGTTTGGCCTGTCATGTAAGAAGAATCTTCGGATGCCAAGAAGAGAGCCGCCTTCGCTACTTCTTCCGGCTTGCCGAAACGGCCAAGCGGGATTTGGCCAAGCATTGCTTTTTGGATGTCTTCGCCCAATTTGTCCGTCATATCCGTCGTGATAAATCCTGGAGCGACCGCATTCGCGGTAATATTACGGCTTGCCAGTTCACGGGCAGTCGTTTTCGTTAAGCCGATGACACCCGCTTTAGCAGCTACGTAATTCGCTTGTCCGGCATTGCCCATTACGCCGACTATCGACGCAATGTTGATGATACGGCCAGAGCGCTGTTTCATCATTTGGCGAGTGACCGCTTTCGTGCAAATGAAAACACCTTTTAAATTCGTATTGATGACATCATCCCACTCATCGTCTTTCATGCGCATCATTAAATTGTCGCGGGTAATGCCTGCATTGTTGACTAGGATGTCGATTGAACCAAAAGCTTTCATCGTCTCGTCGATCATCGCTTTCACCGCTTCTGAATCTGAGACATTCGCTTTCACTGCAATTGCTTCTCCGCCATTTGCTTGAATATCGGCAACTACCGCTTCCGCTTTATCTTGGCTGCCGCTATAGTTGACGACGATTTTCGCTCCTGCATCTGCAAATCTGCGCGCAATTTCAGCGCCGATCCCTCGCGAACCACCTGTAACGATGGCCGTTTTCCCTGTTAAGTTGCTCATTGTTTCAGCTCCTCTACCGCTTTTTCAAATGATTCAAGGTCAAAAATCGGTAAGGTAGTGACCGAGCGATCAATTTTTTTGACCAGTCCGCTCAAAACTTTTCCAGGACCGATTTCCACAAATACAGTTACACCCATGTCGATCATTTCTCTTACCGATTGTTCCCACAAAACTGGCGAATAAAGCTGGCGAATAAGCAAATCTTGAATTTGGACCGCATTCGTTTCACTTTTCGCTGTAACATTCGTAACTACAGGAATTTTAGCATCTTCAAGGAAAGATTGACTAAGTACTTTTGATAAATCCTGTGAAGCCGGGTGCATTAACTCCGAATGGAATGGACCGCTGACGTCAAGCGGAATCGCACGTTTAGCACCGCGTTCTTTCGCTAATCGGCAAGCTTCTTCCACTCCTGCTTTTGTGCCCGATATAACGATTTGGCCAGGGCAATTCAAATTGGCAAGCTGAACTACACCTGTCGAATCCGTCACTTCATTCGTCAATTTTTCCAGTTCTTCGCTGTTCATGCCAAGAATCGCTGCCATCGTCCCTTCACCAGCCGGCACCGCACTGTTCATGTACAAACCGCGCCTATGGACGATATTAACGGCTTTTTCGAAAGGCAATACGCCTGAAGCGACAAGTGCACTGTATTCTCCCAAACTATGGCCCGCTGTATAATCAGGGAAAATCCCCATACGGTTCAGCCGTTCAGTGATCATGGAACTGACTGTCAAAAGAGCAGGTTGTGCATGG includes these proteins:
- the acpP gene encoding acyl carrier protein; the protein is MATVLERVTKVIVDRLGVEETEVKLEASFTGDLGADSLDVVELVMELEDEFDMEISDEDAENMSTVGDAVKYIESKQ
- the fabD gene encoding ACP S-malonyltransferase is translated as MTKIAFIYPGQGSQAVGMGESFLNDETSRRFFQEADSALGFNLSQLMLEGPQEELTLTYHAQPALLTVSSMITERLNRMGIFPDYTAGHSLGEYSALVASGVLPFEKAVNIVHRRGLYMNSAVPAGEGTMAAILGMNSEELEKLTNEVTDSTGVVQLANLNCPGQIVISGTKAGVEEACRLAKERGAKRAIPLDVSGPFHSELMHPASQDLSKVLSQSFLEDAKIPVVTNVTAKSETNAVQIQDLLIRQLYSPVLWEQSVREMIDMGVTVFVEIGPGKVLSGLVKKIDRSVTTLPIFDLESFEKAVEELKQ
- the fabG gene encoding 3-oxoacyl-[acyl-carrier-protein] reductase, which codes for MSNLTGKTAIVTGGSRGIGAEIARRFADAGAKIVVNYSGSQDKAEAVVADIQANGGEAIAVKANVSDSEAVKAMIDETMKAFGSIDILVNNAGITRDNLMMRMKDDEWDDVINTNLKGVFICTKAVTRQMMKQRSGRIINIASIVGVMGNAGQANYVAAKAGVIGLTKTTARELASRNITANAVAPGFITTDMTDKLGEDIQKAMLGQIPLGRFGKPEEVAKAALFLASEDSSYMTGQTLHLDGGMVM